A window of the Rhizobium brockwellii genome harbors these coding sequences:
- a CDS encoding cyclic nucleotide-binding domain-containing protein, with product MALTDDIHMLAQLPLFKDMNEDQLRLIAFGADRRMIAAGQMLFRQGSPAESAYVILSGSLELSATSSDGMQRTEGIAGPGTLVSELALVTLVERKFTAVAREDTSIIRITRALFHRLIEEYPDAARLIENRIRDNLAELAAKAASQFYRFN from the coding sequence CGACATCCACATGCTCGCGCAGCTTCCTCTGTTCAAGGACATGAACGAGGATCAGCTGCGGTTGATCGCCTTTGGCGCCGACCGGCGCATGATCGCTGCCGGCCAGATGCTGTTTCGCCAGGGCTCACCCGCCGAGAGTGCCTATGTCATCCTCAGCGGCAGCCTGGAGCTGAGCGCGACGAGCAGCGACGGCATGCAGAGGACAGAGGGGATCGCCGGTCCCGGAACCCTGGTTTCCGAGCTGGCGCTGGTAACCCTGGTGGAGCGCAAGTTCACCGCGGTAGCGCGCGAGGACACCAGCATCATCCGCATCACCCGCGCCCTCTTCCACCGGCTGATCGAAGAATATCCGGACGCAGCCCGCCTGATCGAGAACCGCATCCGCGACAATCTCGCCGAACTCGCGGCAAAGGCCGCAAGTCAATTCTATCGCTTCAACTGA
- a CDS encoding exodeoxyribonuclease III, with amino-acid sequence MGFSITTWNINSVRLRMPIVEQLVLKHRPDILCLQETKVTNDLFPAAPLRALGYSHIIIHGQKGYHGVAIASRIPLTEDHRQDYCGVGDARHISAIFEHGNRRVRLHNFYVPAGGDEPDRTINPKFGHKLDFIEEMKLLKANGEANTSAILVGDLNIAPLEHDVWSHKQLLKIVSHTPVETEGLLEVMKRGAWLDLMRQHVPASEKLYTWWSYRAKDWEAADRGRRLDHIWSSSDLGPHLKRIEILKEARGWDRPSDHVPVTAHFDF; translated from the coding sequence ATGGGTTTTTCGATCACCACCTGGAACATCAATTCGGTGCGGCTGCGCATGCCGATCGTCGAGCAACTCGTTCTCAAGCACAGGCCCGATATTCTCTGCCTGCAGGAAACCAAGGTGACGAACGACCTGTTTCCCGCGGCACCGCTCAGGGCTTTGGGTTACAGTCACATCATCATCCATGGCCAGAAGGGTTATCACGGCGTGGCGATCGCCTCGCGCATTCCGTTGACCGAAGATCACCGGCAGGATTATTGCGGCGTCGGCGATGCGCGTCATATCTCGGCGATCTTCGAGCACGGCAATCGTCGCGTTCGGCTGCATAATTTCTATGTCCCGGCCGGCGGCGACGAGCCGGATCGCACGATCAATCCGAAATTCGGCCACAAGCTCGATTTCATCGAAGAGATGAAGCTGCTGAAAGCCAATGGCGAGGCCAACACCTCAGCCATCCTCGTCGGTGACCTCAACATCGCGCCGCTGGAGCATGACGTCTGGTCGCACAAGCAGCTTCTGAAGATCGTCAGCCATACGCCTGTCGAAACCGAGGGGCTGCTCGAGGTGATGAAGCGCGGCGCCTGGCTGGATCTGATGCGCCAGCATGTGCCTGCCAGCGAGAAACTCTACACCTGGTGGAGCTACCGCGCCAAGGATTGGGAGGCCGCCGATCGCGGCCGCCGTCTCGACCATATCTGGTCGTCGTCGGATCTCGGGCCGCATCTCAAGCGAATCGAAATCCTGAAAGAGGCGCGCGGCTGGGACCGGCCCTCCGACCACGTACCGGTGACGGCGCATTTCGATTTCTAG
- a CDS encoding outer membrane lipoprotein carrier protein LolA, with the protein MSHSDTFLSGLTVTRRDLLGAFAVAAMASAIPFGAHAQAAAPASGTAQAIADHFSGVTTMQGEFVQFGPRGEQTGGKFFIQRPGKLRFNYDDPSPMRVIADGKNVAIGNTKLKTWDLYPLSKTPLSLLLAQHIDLSAGMVKGVKEESDLTTIALGNNTVFGNSTITMMFDPKTYDLRQWTITDNQGKDTSVMIFNVKTGMQFDDRVFRVPYETIPGTPQSRD; encoded by the coding sequence ATGAGTCACTCCGATACCTTCCTCTCCGGCCTGACGGTAACGCGCCGCGACCTTCTCGGCGCCTTCGCCGTCGCCGCGATGGCGAGCGCCATTCCCTTCGGCGCTCATGCGCAGGCGGCAGCGCCTGCCTCCGGCACGGCGCAGGCGATCGCCGATCATTTCTCCGGCGTCACGACGATGCAGGGCGAATTCGTGCAGTTCGGCCCGCGCGGCGAGCAGACCGGTGGCAAGTTCTTCATCCAGCGCCCCGGCAAGCTGCGCTTCAACTATGACGATCCGTCGCCAATGCGGGTGATCGCTGACGGCAAGAACGTCGCCATCGGCAATACGAAGCTGAAGACCTGGGATCTCTATCCGCTCTCCAAGACCCCGCTCAGCCTGCTCCTGGCGCAGCATATCGATCTGTCGGCCGGCATGGTGAAGGGTGTGAAGGAAGAGTCCGACCTGACGACGATCGCGCTGGGCAACAATACGGTGTTTGGAAACTCGACCATCACCATGATGTTCGACCCGAAGACTTACGACCTGCGTCAGTGGACGATCACCGACAATCAGGGCAAGGACACCTCGGTGATGATCTTCAACGTCAAAACCGGCATGCAGTTCGACGATCGCGTCTTCCGCGTGCCCTATGAGACCATTCCAGGCACGCCTCAGTCGCGCGACTGA
- a CDS encoding FtsK/SpoIIIE family DNA translocase, with amino-acid sequence MARSTSPAMDGRPDRFSFSAFMLRQIQALIGFAIFLLLAFCVAALATWNVADPSYSYATANLPTNILGYSGAAFADIVMQFLGLASVVSMLPIVAWALTLISGRRFSRIPARGGAWLAGSVLSCAVIGCFPPPLTWPIPNGIGGVVGDMILRFPALFVGAYPTGTFAMVVGCIFAAPTAWMMLFASGLVGRSDADEEIEEDYVDTRSSKARVVGDEDEEEDESRWVALSGAVTHAWYMSQGRLRRLFGMGPRKRRQGDYESPYDFNDDEFGTLNEPVRAKAPTVRGERMEPSMEPSMGSRTASPRRIVSAPSMSIDDDDDNDDDLPFDNDMPPRPADILPDDDEDDDWMIRAPAKAAGKPEPRVVPVVARPKPSARIEREAQRSFIRPEGFQLPSMHLLAEPKNVVRDSTLSADALEQNARMLEGVLEDFGVKGEIIHVRPGPVVTLYELEPAPGIKSSRVIGLADDIARSMSAIAARVAVVPGRNAIGIELPNQTRETVYLRELIASRDFEGSKAKLAMALGKTIGGEAVIADLAKMPHLLVAGTTGSGKSVAINTMILSLLYRMTPEQCRLIMIDPKMLELSVYDGIPHLLSPVVTDPKKAVVALKWTVREMEERYKKMSKIGVRNIDGFNTRVEQALSKGEAISRTVQTGFDRHTGEAMYETEEFDLRPMPYIVVIIDEMADLMMVAGKDIEGAVQRLAQMARAAGIHVIMATQRPSVDVITGTIKANFPTRISFQVTSKIDSRTILGEQGAEQLLGMGDMLYMAGGGRIQRVHGPFVSDVEVEEIVSYLKTQGSPQYLDAITADDDEDGDYGGGGGGPAGTSNLSESEDPYDQAVAIVLRDGKASTSYVQRRLGIGYNRAASLVERMEKEGIIGPANHAGKREILVPTEGDILDR; translated from the coding sequence ATGGCAAGAAGCACGTCGCCGGCAATGGATGGCCGTCCGGATCGGTTCTCCTTCTCGGCATTCATGCTGCGGCAGATCCAGGCGCTGATCGGCTTTGCGATCTTTCTGCTGCTGGCTTTCTGCGTCGCGGCGCTGGCGACATGGAATGTTGCGGATCCGAGCTATTCCTATGCCACCGCCAACCTGCCGACGAATATTCTCGGTTACAGCGGGGCTGCCTTTGCCGATATTGTCATGCAGTTCCTCGGGCTTGCCAGCGTCGTTTCGATGCTGCCGATCGTCGCCTGGGCGCTGACGCTGATCTCGGGTCGCCGCTTCAGCCGTATTCCGGCCCGTGGCGGCGCCTGGTTGGCCGGTTCGGTGCTTTCCTGCGCCGTCATCGGCTGTTTTCCGCCGCCGCTCACCTGGCCGATTCCGAACGGCATCGGCGGCGTCGTCGGCGACATGATCCTGCGTTTTCCCGCACTCTTCGTCGGCGCCTATCCGACGGGCACCTTCGCCATGGTCGTCGGTTGCATCTTCGCCGCGCCGACCGCCTGGATGATGCTGTTTGCATCGGGCCTTGTCGGCCGCAGCGACGCGGACGAGGAGATCGAGGAGGATTACGTCGATACGCGGAGTAGCAAGGCCCGCGTCGTCGGAGACGAGGACGAGGAGGAGGACGAGTCCCGCTGGGTCGCTCTCAGCGGTGCCGTGACGCATGCCTGGTATATGAGCCAGGGCCGACTGCGCCGGCTCTTCGGCATGGGGCCGCGCAAGCGGCGCCAGGGCGATTACGAATCACCTTATGATTTCAACGATGACGAGTTCGGTACGCTGAACGAACCCGTCCGCGCCAAGGCGCCGACCGTCCGCGGCGAGCGCATGGAACCCTCGATGGAGCCATCGATGGGGTCAAGAACGGCTTCGCCGCGGCGTATCGTCTCCGCGCCGTCGATGTCCATCGATGACGATGACGATAATGACGACGACCTGCCCTTCGACAACGACATGCCGCCGCGCCCGGCCGATATCCTGCCCGACGACGATGAGGACGACGACTGGATGATCCGCGCACCGGCAAAGGCGGCCGGCAAGCCGGAACCGCGCGTCGTCCCCGTCGTCGCGCGTCCGAAGCCCAGCGCCCGCATCGAGCGGGAGGCGCAGCGCTCGTTCATCCGTCCGGAGGGCTTCCAGCTTCCGTCGATGCATCTACTCGCCGAACCGAAGAATGTCGTGCGCGACTCCACGCTTTCGGCCGATGCGCTGGAACAGAATGCCCGCATGCTCGAGGGCGTGCTCGAAGATTTCGGTGTCAAGGGCGAAATCATCCATGTCCGCCCCGGCCCTGTCGTCACGCTCTACGAACTGGAGCCGGCGCCCGGTATCAAGTCGTCGCGCGTCATCGGCCTTGCCGACGATATTGCCCGCTCGATGAGCGCCATTGCCGCCCGCGTCGCTGTCGTGCCCGGCCGCAACGCGATCGGCATCGAATTGCCGAACCAGACGCGCGAGACCGTCTATCTGCGTGAACTCATCGCTTCCCGGGATTTCGAGGGCAGCAAGGCGAAGCTCGCCATGGCGCTCGGCAAGACGATCGGCGGCGAAGCCGTGATCGCCGATCTCGCCAAGATGCCGCATCTGCTCGTCGCCGGCACTACCGGCTCGGGTAAGTCGGTTGCCATCAACACGATGATCCTGTCGCTGCTCTACCGCATGACGCCGGAACAGTGCCGGCTGATCATGATCGACCCGAAGATGCTCGAACTCTCCGTCTATGACGGCATCCCGCATCTGCTTTCGCCTGTCGTCACCGATCCGAAGAAGGCCGTCGTCGCGCTCAAATGGACGGTGCGCGAGATGGAAGAGCGCTACAAGAAGATGTCGAAGATCGGCGTGCGCAACATCGACGGCTTCAACACCCGTGTCGAGCAGGCGCTGTCGAAGGGCGAGGCGATCTCGCGCACGGTGCAGACCGGATTCGACCGCCATACCGGTGAGGCGATGTACGAGACCGAGGAATTCGATCTCCGGCCGATGCCCTATATCGTCGTGATCATCGACGAGATGGCCGACCTGATGATGGTCGCCGGCAAGGATATCGAAGGCGCCGTCCAGCGTCTGGCGCAAATGGCTCGTGCGGCCGGCATCCACGTAATCATGGCGACGCAGCGTCCGTCGGTCGACGTCATCACCGGTACGATCAAGGCGAACTTCCCAACCCGCATCTCCTTCCAGGTCACGTCGAAGATCGACAGCCGCACCATTCTCGGCGAACAGGGCGCCGAACAGCTGCTCGGCATGGGCGACATGCTCTACATGGCGGGCGGCGGGCGTATCCAGCGCGTGCACGGCCCGTTCGTTTCGGATGTAGAGGTGGAAGAGATCGTCTCCTACCTGAAAACCCAGGGCTCGCCGCAATATCTCGACGCGATCACCGCCGATGATGACGAGGATGGCGATTACGGCGGCGGTGGCGGCGGCCCGGCCGGCACGTCCAATCTTTCCGAATCGGAAGATCCCTACGACCAGGCGGTCGCCATCGTGCTGCGCGACGGCAAGGCATCGACATCCTACGTCCAGCGCCGCCTGGGCATCGGCTACAACCGTGCTGCCTCGCTCGTCGAGCGCATGGAGAAGGAGGGCATCATCGGACCGGCCAACCATGCCGGCAAACGCGAGATCCTCGTTCCCACAGAAGGCGACATCCTCGACCGCTGA
- a CDS encoding ammonium transporter, translating to MSISKFSSTFARLCAASAALLAPAVAFAQEAAPAAATAAAAPAFTMDKGDNTWMLVSSALVLLMTIPGLALFYGGLVRAKNMLSVLMQVFMITAVVALIWVTYGYSLAFTDGGSLNSFVGGFSKAFLAGVNTSSLAETFSKGVAIPEYTFIVFQMTFACITPGLIVGAFAERIKFSAVMLFVVLWVTFIYFPMAHMVWFWGGPSSYTSPAGLIFSYGAIDFAGGTVVHINAGIAGLVGAIMLGKRTGYKKEIMAPHSMTLTMVGASLLWVGWFGFNAGSNLEANAYASLAFINTFVATAAAAVSWCIVESLTRGKASMLGGASGAVAGLVAITPAAGFAGPMGAIVLGLIVSPVCYFFVDVVKNKFNYDDSLDVFGVHCVGGIIGALGTGILVNPALGGAGIVDYSTADFAASYAGTATQVWAQAKGVLTTLLWSGIGSAILYKIVDVVIGLRVTVEAEREGLDLSTHGEAAYHSS from the coding sequence ATGTCAATTTCGAAGTTTTCTTCCACCTTTGCGCGGCTTTGCGCAGCTTCGGCCGCCCTTCTGGCGCCGGCCGTCGCTTTTGCGCAGGAGGCTGCACCAGCTGCTGCCACCGCAGCTGCTGCTCCTGCTTTCACCATGGACAAGGGTGACAATACCTGGATGCTCGTCTCCTCGGCGCTCGTCCTTTTGATGACCATCCCCGGCCTTGCGCTTTTCTACGGCGGTCTCGTCCGCGCCAAGAACATGCTCTCGGTGCTGATGCAGGTCTTCATGATCACGGCCGTCGTGGCGCTGATCTGGGTGACCTACGGCTATTCGCTCGCCTTCACCGATGGCGGCTCGCTGAACAGCTTCGTCGGCGGCTTCTCCAAGGCCTTCCTCGCCGGCGTCAACACCTCGTCGCTCGCCGAGACCTTCTCGAAGGGCGTCGCCATTCCGGAATACACCTTCATCGTATTCCAGATGACCTTCGCCTGCATCACGCCCGGCCTGATCGTCGGCGCATTCGCCGAGCGCATCAAGTTCTCGGCCGTCATGCTCTTCGTCGTGCTCTGGGTCACCTTCATCTACTTCCCGATGGCACACATGGTCTGGTTCTGGGGTGGTCCGAGCTCCTACACTTCGCCGGCCGGCCTGATCTTCTCCTACGGCGCAATCGACTTTGCCGGCGGCACGGTCGTTCACATCAATGCCGGTATTGCGGGCCTCGTCGGCGCCATCATGCTCGGCAAGCGCACGGGCTATAAGAAAGAAATCATGGCTCCGCATTCGATGACGCTGACCATGGTCGGCGCCTCGCTGCTCTGGGTCGGCTGGTTCGGCTTCAATGCCGGCTCCAACCTCGAAGCCAATGCCTACGCCTCGCTTGCTTTTATCAACACCTTCGTCGCAACGGCTGCCGCCGCTGTGTCCTGGTGCATCGTTGAATCCCTCACTCGTGGCAAGGCTTCGATGCTGGGTGGCGCTTCCGGCGCGGTTGCCGGTCTTGTCGCCATTACCCCGGCGGCAGGCTTTGCCGGCCCGATGGGCGCGATCGTTCTCGGCCTCATCGTCTCGCCGGTCTGCTACTTCTTCGTCGACGTCGTGAAGAACAAGTTCAACTACGACGACAGCCTCGATGTCTTCGGCGTCCATTGCGTCGGCGGCATCATCGGTGCTCTCGGCACCGGTATCCTCGTCAACCCGGCGCTCGGCGGTGCAGGCATCGTCGATTATTCGACGGCCGATTTCGCAGCCTCCTATGCCGGCACGGCAACCCAGGTCTGGGCTCAGGCCAAGGGCGTGCTGACGACGCTGCTGTGGTCGGGCATCGGCTCGGCGATCCTCTACAAGATCGTCGACGTCGTCATCGGCCTGCGCGTCACCGTCGAAGCCGAGCGCGAAGGGCTCGACCTTTCGACCCACGGCGAAGCCGCTTACCACTCTTCCTGA
- a CDS encoding P-II family nitrogen regulator produces the protein MGNQMKIVMAIIKPFKLDEVREALTAIGIQGLTVTEVKGYGRQKGHTEIYRGTEYAVSFLPKLKIEIAVASELVDRAVEAIAASAKTGQIGDGKIFVYSIDHAVRIRTGETDSEAL, from the coding sequence ATGGGAAACCAGATGAAAATTGTGATGGCCATTATCAAGCCGTTCAAGCTCGATGAGGTCCGCGAAGCCCTTACGGCGATCGGTATTCAGGGGCTGACCGTAACCGAGGTGAAGGGCTACGGGCGCCAGAAGGGGCACACCGAGATCTATCGCGGCACCGAATATGCAGTCAGCTTCCTGCCGAAGCTCAAGATCGAAATCGCTGTTGCATCGGAACTCGTCGATAGGGCGGTCGAGGCGATTGCGGCATCGGCCAAGACCGGCCAGATCGGCGACGGCAAGATCTTCGTCTATTCGATCGACCATGCCGTGCGCATCCGTACGGGCGAAACCGATTCAGAAGCGCTGTAA
- the tesB gene encoding acyl-CoA thioesterase II gives MTRETSGPSAMETLLSTLDLETIEVDIFRGRSPKVGWQRVFGGQVIGQALMAAQRTIEGERFVHSLHAYFMRPGDPSVPIIYQAERIRDGSSFNTRRVVAIQHGKAIFALSASFQVEEPGFEHQIAMPDVEMPEALLGEQQIKEQYLAHAPEAIRKYWQRERPIEIRPVSLTHYFSDRKLDPKQDVWVRATGPVPDDRLYQAAVLAYLSDMTLLDTSLYAHGTSIFDQSLQVASLDHSMWFHRPCKLDDWLLYTQDSPSASGARGLTRGSLFTRSGELIASVAQEGLIRKKANE, from the coding sequence ATGACGCGCGAGACATCGGGGCCTTCGGCGATGGAGACGCTGCTTTCGACGCTCGATCTCGAGACGATCGAGGTCGATATCTTCCGCGGCCGCAGTCCCAAGGTCGGCTGGCAGCGGGTCTTCGGCGGCCAGGTGATCGGCCAGGCGCTGATGGCGGCGCAACGCACCATCGAGGGCGAACGTTTCGTCCATTCGCTGCATGCCTATTTCATGCGTCCCGGCGATCCCTCGGTGCCGATCATCTATCAAGCGGAGCGTATTCGCGACGGATCGAGCTTTAATACGCGGCGTGTCGTCGCCATCCAGCACGGCAAGGCGATCTTCGCGCTGTCGGCCTCCTTCCAGGTGGAGGAGCCGGGCTTCGAACATCAGATTGCGATGCCCGATGTCGAGATGCCGGAGGCGCTGCTCGGCGAGCAGCAGATCAAGGAGCAGTATCTCGCGCATGCGCCGGAAGCGATCCGAAAATACTGGCAGCGCGAGCGGCCGATCGAGATCCGCCCCGTCTCGCTGACGCATTATTTTTCCGACAGGAAGCTCGATCCGAAGCAGGACGTCTGGGTGCGCGCTACCGGCCCGGTTCCCGACGACCGGCTCTATCAGGCGGCGGTGCTTGCCTATCTTTCGGACATGACGCTGCTCGATACGTCGCTCTATGCGCACGGAACGTCCATCTTCGACCAGAGCCTGCAGGTGGCGAGCCTCGATCACTCCATGTGGTTCCACAGACCCTGCAAGCTCGACGACTGGCTGCTTTATACGCAGGACAGTCCATCGGCTTCAGGCGCCAGAGGATTAACCCGGGGTAGCTTGTTTACGCGATCGGGTGAGCTGATTGCCTCTGTCGCACAGGAAGGTCTGATTCGGAAAAAGGCAAATGAATAA
- a CDS encoding ubiquinone biosynthesis hydroxylase → MLDMLVVGGGYVGLSAAVAVKQAAPHLNVAVVEAAPEHVWKNDTRASAIIAAAAKMLEVFGIWSEIEPEAQPITKMIVTDSKTSDPVRPVFLTFDGQVSEGRPFAHMIPNVAMVAALRGACERLGIDIRHGLGATELKTHDTHVTVTLSDGSTLETKLLVACDGVRSKLRDLAGIRTVTWDYGQSGIVATVEHERPHDGCAEEHFLPAGPFAILPLKNNRSSLVWTERTPDANRLVAADDLIFEEELERRFGHKLGSLKVIGDKRAFPLGLTLARSFVAPRFALAGDAAHGIHPISGQGLNLGFKDVAALAETIVDADRLGLDIGSINILERYQTWRRFDTFRMGVTTDVLNRLFSNDATPIRIARDVGLGIVDRLPRLKSFFIGQAAGTTAKDNPRLLAGETI, encoded by the coding sequence ATGCTGGACATGCTGGTTGTGGGCGGGGGTTATGTCGGCCTTTCCGCCGCCGTCGCGGTCAAACAGGCAGCACCCCATCTGAATGTCGCGGTCGTCGAGGCGGCCCCCGAACATGTCTGGAAAAACGATACGCGCGCTTCCGCCATCATCGCGGCGGCGGCAAAGATGCTCGAGGTCTTCGGCATCTGGAGCGAGATCGAGCCGGAAGCCCAGCCGATCACCAAGATGATCGTCACCGACTCCAAGACCTCCGATCCGGTGCGTCCGGTTTTTCTGACCTTCGACGGCCAAGTCTCCGAAGGCCGGCCCTTCGCCCACATGATCCCGAATGTCGCGATGGTCGCAGCCCTGCGCGGCGCCTGCGAGAGGCTCGGCATCGATATCCGCCATGGGCTCGGCGCCACGGAGCTGAAGACCCACGACACCCATGTCACCGTCACGCTTTCGGACGGCAGCACGCTGGAAACCAAGCTATTGGTTGCCTGTGACGGCGTACGCTCGAAACTGCGCGATCTCGCCGGCATCAGGACCGTCACCTGGGACTACGGCCAATCCGGCATCGTTGCAACCGTCGAACACGAGCGACCGCATGACGGCTGCGCCGAGGAACATTTCCTGCCGGCCGGTCCCTTCGCCATCCTGCCGCTCAAGAACAACCGCTCCTCGCTCGTCTGGACGGAGCGGACACCGGATGCCAACCGGCTGGTCGCCGCCGACGACCTGATCTTCGAGGAAGAGCTCGAACGCCGCTTCGGCCACAAGCTTGGGAGCCTGAAAGTCATCGGCGACAAGCGCGCCTTCCCGCTCGGTCTCACATTGGCGCGCTCCTTCGTCGCGCCGCGTTTCGCGCTGGCCGGCGACGCCGCCCATGGTATCCACCCGATTTCGGGGCAGGGCCTCAATCTCGGATTCAAGGATGTGGCGGCACTTGCCGAAACCATCGTGGATGCCGATCGCCTCGGCCTCGATATCGGCTCGATTAACATCCTCGAGCGCTACCAGACCTGGCGGCGCTTCGACACGTTCCGCATGGGAGTGACGACCGACGTCTTGAACCGGCTCTTCTCCAACGACGCAACGCCGATCCGCATCGCCCGCGACGTCGGCCTCGGCATCGTTGACCGGCTGCCACGCCTCAAATCCTTCTTCATCGGTCAGGCGGCCGGAACGACGGCAAAGGACAATCCGCGGCTGCTTGCCGGAGAGACGATTTAA
- a CDS encoding Trm112 family protein gives MDEKLSRVDPKLLDLLVCPLSKGRLSYDREQNELVSEKARLAYPIRDGIPIMLVSEARRLDE, from the coding sequence ATGGACGAAAAACTCAGCCGCGTCGATCCAAAGTTGCTCGATCTCCTGGTCTGCCCGCTCTCCAAGGGCCGGCTTTCCTATGATCGCGAGCAGAATGAACTTGTCTCGGAAAAGGCGCGGCTTGCCTATCCGATCCGCGACGGCATTCCGATCATGCTGGTGTCAGAGGCTCGCCGTCTTGATGAATAG
- a CDS encoding LON peptidase substrate-binding domain-containing protein has product MRDGFMQVGNARYLKPGDLPDAIAVFPLTGALLLPAGQLPLNIFEPRYLAMLDAALTGNRLIGMVQPAFGEHEDKGGEPNLAAVGCLGRITSFAETGDGRYIVSLTGVCRFRLLEEKATSDPFRIFRIAPFIADLSAANEEEAVDRAALLTAFKAYLDANKLEADWESVERASNLTLVNSLAMMSPFGPAEKQALLEAPDLKTRAETLIAITEIVLARVFGDSDTVLQ; this is encoded by the coding sequence ATGCGGGACGGTTTCATGCAAGTCGGGAATGCCAGATACCTGAAGCCGGGCGATCTGCCTGATGCGATCGCTGTCTTCCCCCTGACCGGCGCCCTCCTCCTGCCGGCCGGGCAGCTTCCCCTTAACATTTTCGAGCCGCGCTATCTGGCGATGCTGGATGCCGCACTGACCGGAAACCGGCTGATCGGCATGGTGCAGCCGGCATTCGGCGAACACGAGGACAAGGGCGGCGAGCCCAATCTTGCCGCCGTCGGCTGCCTCGGCCGCATCACCTCCTTCGCCGAGACCGGCGACGGGCGCTATATCGTATCGCTGACCGGCGTCTGCCGCTTCCGGCTGCTGGAGGAGAAAGCCACCAGCGATCCCTTCCGCATCTTCCGTATCGCCCCTTTTATCGCCGACCTCTCGGCTGCGAACGAGGAGGAGGCGGTCGATCGCGCAGCGCTTCTGACCGCCTTCAAGGCGTATCTCGATGCCAACAAGCTCGAGGCCGACTGGGAGAGCGTCGAACGCGCGAGCAATCTGACGCTGGTCAACTCGCTGGCGATGATGTCGCCCTTCGGGCCGGCGGAAAAGCAAGCGCTGCTGGAGGCGCCCGACCTGAAGACGCGAGCCGAGACGCTGATCGCCATTACCGAAATCGTGCTGGCGCGCGTCTTCGGTGACTCCGACACGGTTCTGCAGTAG
- the trxA gene encoding thioredoxin: MSGSDNPYSGSFGNQMTATTSFGGALEPAAAAGSYITDTTTANFAKDVIEESRKQPVLVDFWAPWCGPCKQLTPVLEKVVNEAKGRVRLVKMNIDDHPSIAGQLGIQSIPAVIAFVNGRPADGFMGAVPESQIQQFIDRIAGPAGADEAAEIEAVVAEAAELLAAGNINEAAQLYGAVMQADPENAKALAGMAECMIAANQHQRAREILTELPEELAKDAGIQAVLMKLEQIEEARKLGDPVALERELAANPDDHEARIKLAKIRNVEGRRDEAADHLLLIMRKDRAFDDDGARRQLLQFFEVWGFKDPATVTARRKLSAMLFS, encoded by the coding sequence ATGAGCGGCAGCGACAACCCCTATAGCGGTTCCTTCGGAAATCAGATGACGGCGACGACAAGTTTCGGCGGGGCACTGGAACCCGCGGCTGCGGCTGGCAGCTACATCACGGATACGACGACCGCGAATTTCGCCAAGGACGTCATCGAGGAATCGCGCAAGCAGCCGGTGCTGGTCGATTTCTGGGCACCCTGGTGCGGTCCCTGCAAACAGCTGACGCCGGTATTGGAGAAAGTGGTCAACGAAGCCAAGGGCCGCGTCCGGCTGGTCAAGATGAACATCGACGACCACCCCTCGATCGCCGGCCAGCTCGGCATCCAGTCGATCCCCGCCGTCATCGCCTTCGTCAACGGCCGTCCTGCCGACGGTTTCATGGGCGCCGTGCCGGAAAGCCAGATCCAGCAGTTCATCGACCGGATCGCCGGTCCGGCCGGCGCCGACGAGGCGGCCGAAATCGAAGCGGTGGTTGCTGAAGCGGCGGAACTGCTTGCCGCCGGCAATATCAACGAGGCCGCTCAGCTCTACGGCGCCGTGATGCAGGCCGATCCCGAGAATGCCAAGGCGCTTGCCGGCATGGCCGAATGCATGATTGCCGCCAACCAGCATCAGCGGGCGCGCGAAATCCTCACGGAATTGCCGGAAGAGCTGGCGAAAGACGCCGGCATCCAGGCCGTGCTGATGAAGCTCGAGCAGATCGAGGAGGCCCGCAAGCTCGGTGATCCCGTTGCGCTCGAGCGTGAACTGGCCGCCAATCCCGACGATCACGAGGCACGGATCAAGCTTGCCAAGATCCGTAATGTCGAAGGCCGGCGCGACGAGGCGGCCGACCATCTGCTGCTGATCATGCGCAAGGACCGTGCCTTCGACGATGACGGCGCCCGCCGCCAGCTGCTGCAGTTCTTCGAGGTCTGGGGCTTCAAGGATCCAGCGACGGTTACAGCGCGGCGCAAGCTTTCGGCGATGCTGTTTTCGTAG